One window of the Desulforamulus hydrothermalis Lam5 = DSM 18033 genome contains the following:
- a CDS encoding S-layer homology domain-containing protein, which yields MKRKPILLLVLVVLLTFSANAALAGDLQQTLLDKLPQPKDKLTRAEFIAMLVQAAALPAPASPVTLPPDVPADAWYAGDLKAALAAGIISGSAKQTVNPNQPITQAQAVVLLSRVLRTPGIEAPGPLPTPVPNSHWAFVPFTWLIKEGLVSPAVNPEAHLTPAEGAALLDKAFGSGKLAKEIMEKSQAAQAGLKTLRGTGNMSMIIKANPAVPVQGVPSSISMQAKVNYEINTEQGLHQQLSMNFGGLPQTMPAIEMEQYMVAEGMYMKMKDPLTAESKWMKMPAGSMPDFVELMQQQNKFMQLPSEFDKYFRYRLVGEKTIGQKNYYELAYFGNIPDLNQFMKMLGSHVGMSQDMLKSFEQSGSIVRSITMTGKILVDKEKYFADQSTASAVVVFNDKLNGQPFPMQLINATFNFSYQDYGSKIDIKLPAEAAKAEVLPLDAQVNSSTN from the coding sequence TTGAAGCGCAAACCGATTTTATTGCTTGTGCTTGTTGTCCTGTTGACTTTCAGTGCTAATGCCGCTCTGGCCGGCGACCTGCAGCAAACCTTACTGGATAAACTGCCTCAACCCAAAGACAAATTAACCAGGGCAGAATTTATTGCCATGCTGGTGCAAGCAGCCGCACTGCCGGCACCGGCCAGCCCGGTAACCCTGCCGCCGGATGTACCTGCTGATGCCTGGTATGCCGGTGATTTAAAGGCAGCCTTGGCTGCCGGTATCATCAGCGGCAGTGCCAAGCAAACCGTCAACCCCAACCAGCCCATTACCCAAGCTCAGGCGGTGGTATTGTTATCCCGCGTCCTGCGCACACCAGGCATTGAAGCCCCCGGCCCGTTGCCCACGCCGGTACCCAACAGCCACTGGGCCTTTGTTCCGTTTACTTGGCTGATTAAAGAGGGGCTTGTATCACCTGCCGTAAATCCGGAGGCCCATCTGACCCCTGCTGAAGGAGCAGCCCTGCTGGACAAAGCCTTTGGCAGCGGCAAACTGGCTAAAGAAATTATGGAAAAAAGCCAGGCTGCCCAGGCCGGCTTAAAAACCCTGCGCGGCACCGGCAATATGTCCATGATCATTAAGGCCAACCCGGCTGTTCCTGTGCAAGGCGTGCCGTCCAGCATCAGCATGCAGGCTAAGGTAAACTATGAAATTAACACGGAACAAGGGCTGCACCAGCAGCTTTCCATGAATTTTGGCGGGCTGCCCCAAACCATGCCGGCCATAGAAATGGAACAATACATGGTGGCCGAAGGCATGTACATGAAAATGAAAGATCCCTTGACTGCCGAATCAAAATGGATGAAAATGCCTGCCGGTTCAATGCCGGATTTTGTGGAGCTGATGCAACAGCAAAACAAATTTATGCAGCTGCCAAGCGAATTTGATAAGTATTTCCGTTACCGTTTGGTGGGAGAAAAAACCATTGGCCAGAAAAATTACTATGAACTGGCCTATTTCGGCAATATTCCCGACCTGAACCAGTTTATGAAAATGCTGGGTTCGCATGTTGGCATGAGCCAAGATATGCTGAAAAGCTTTGAGCAATCCGGCAGCATCGTGCGCAGCATTACCATGACCGGCAAAATCCTGGTGGACAAGGAAAAATACTTTGCTGACCAGTCAACTGCCTCTGCTGTTGTAGTATTTAATGATAAGCTTAATGGCCAGCCCTTTCCCATGCAATTGATAAATGCAACATTTAATTTTTCCTATCAAGATTACGGCAGCAAAATTGACATCAAACTCCCTGCCGAAGCAGCTAAAGCTGAAGTGCTTCCTTTAGATGCACAGGTTAATTCTTCAACCAATTAG
- a CDS encoding CAP domain-containing protein, with product MRTAARIFSGLILGVFVLVLAFGATGGSAAEAYVSYDNTKSNSTAYNSQNYKAYNYQTTTANYGSYNYTRYNNGATQNTTVYRTYNYYTYNNTQNNTAGPTSQPANSTVRTGQPAGGISTADEQAMLNLINKERAAKGLKPLAMDAKLSQIARLKAQDMIDKNYFSHQSPTYGSPFDMMKNNGITYHYAGENLAGAPDVNTAHTNLMDSPTHRANILSERYSKVGIGVVNGGPYGKMYVQEFTD from the coding sequence ATGAGAACAGCAGCAAGGATATTTTCCGGCCTGATCCTGGGGGTTTTTGTCCTGGTACTGGCCTTTGGCGCAACAGGCGGCAGTGCCGCGGAAGCCTATGTAAGTTATGACAATACCAAAAGCAACAGTACCGCATATAACAGCCAAAACTATAAAGCTTATAATTACCAGACAACAACCGCAAATTATGGCTCCTACAACTACACAAGGTACAACAACGGCGCCACACAAAACACCACTGTTTACCGCACCTACAATTATTACACATATAACAACACGCAAAACAATACTGCCGGCCCGACCAGCCAACCGGCTAACAGTACGGTGCGCACCGGGCAGCCGGCCGGCGGCATCAGCACAGCGGATGAGCAGGCCATGCTCAACCTGATTAATAAGGAACGTGCTGCAAAAGGTCTTAAACCCCTGGCAATGGATGCTAAGTTAAGCCAAATTGCCCGTCTGAAAGCCCAGGATATGATTGACAAAAACTATTTTTCCCACCAATCTCCCACTTACGGTTCACCCTTCGATATGATGAAAAATAACGGCATTACCTATCATTATGCCGGGGAAAACCTGGCCGGCGCACCTGATGTCAATACGGCCCATACTAACCTGATGGATTCGCCGACCCACCGGGCCAATATTTTAAGCGAGCGATACTCCAAGGTAGGCATTGGTGTGGTGAACGGCGGCCCGTATGGCAAAATGTATGTACAGGAATTTACCGACTAA